A single window of Colletes latitarsis isolate SP2378_abdomen chromosome 11, iyColLati1, whole genome shotgun sequence DNA harbors:
- the LOC143348362 gene encoding uncharacterized protein LOC143348362 gives MEICTFDPPARTQKNSVIEAKNKIRVNHDESCNCCCCCVPQNACLKYVQPKVPKSFAPLRYYWRSNIPMDKNTTYQLSYWECPSVTVEPVRLQNWLTTGEGEISDKTTYKDSYFGNWCIKTEPSITPCSKQWLGRGPLQSVTTQKHDYSWKSVEPVQPFKAQQNLYCAPEPIHDDTTYNLSYYQSNCHLPALSYAPLRKYAKPDVPMEGCTTYKLSYWPSDTPMKEEQPWYTKRVFTPPVEPVDGCTTYKLSYWPHCEKRRPPAIIEETDNILNAGCCSDNNTTYRLSYFGCEGGKRDPIRQPNNIQFSSCPAAYDTVNRMSFLGNWCVKPEAPITPCSKQLLGRGPMQEVTTQKHDYTWKQTPVETEIRPEGNLIFPDTCMECCTTHRLSYIPNGCKPLTPVQSFAPLRKYSSPDVPMLSETTMQLSYQPVDSANQVEKPWSRRPCYYPPVIPMEDNTTYNNRFFLVLFRLLVVA, from the exons ATGGAGATTTGTACTTTTGATCC ACCTGCACGCACGCAGAAAAACTCTGTTATTGAagctaaaaataaaattcgagtaa ATCACGATGAAAGTTgcaattgttgttgttgttgtgtgCCTCAAAATGCATGCCTT AAATATGTACAACCAAAAGTACCCAAATCTTTTGCCCCACTCCGT TACTATTGGCGATCGAATATTCCTATGGATAAAAACACAACCTATCAGCTCTCGTATTGGGAATGTCCCAGCGTGACCGTGGAACCAGTTCGACTGCAGAATTGGTTAACCACTGGCGAGGGTGAAATATCCGACAAAACGACATACAAA GACAGTTACTTTGGTAATTGGTGTATTAAGACTGAACCCTCCATTACACCGTGCTCGAAACAGTGGCTTGGCAGAGGTCCTCTGCAATCCGTTACTACTCAAAAACATGACTATTCATGGAAGTCCGTGGAGCCAGTTCAACCCTTCAAAGCACAACAAAACTTGTACTGCGCACCAGAGCCGATACACG ATGACACTACGTACAATTTGAGTTACTATCAATCTAATTGCCACTTGCCTGCCTTGTCTTACGCTCCTCTACGAAAATATGCTAAACCGGATGTTCCAATGGAGGGCTGCACGACTTACAAGCTCAGTTATTGGCCGAGCGATACTCCTATGAAA gaaGAACAGCCATGGTACACGAAAAGAGTGTTCACGCCGCCTGTGGAGCCAGTGGATGGTTGCACGACTTACAAACTGAGCTATTGGCCACACTGCGAGAAGAGACGTCCACCCGCGATAATCGAGGAAACCGATAACATATTAAACGCTGGTTGTTGCTCGGATAATAATACTACTTATCGTCTCAGCTACTTTggttgcgaaggaggcaaacgaGACCCGATTCGACAGCCTAATAATATTCAGTTCTCGTCTTGTCCCGCTGCTTACGACACTGTCAATCGA ATGAGTTTCTTAGGGAATTGGTGCGTGAAACCGGAAGCACCGATAACACCCTGTAGCAAGCAACTGTTGGGCAGAGGACCCATGCAGGAAGTAACTACACAGAAACATGACTATACGTGGAAGCAAACGCCAGTGGAAACGGAGATTCGCCCCGAGGGCAACCTCATTTTCCCGGATACCTGCATGGAAT GCTGCACGACTCACAGGCTGTCTTATATACCCAATGGTTGCAAACCTTTGACGCCCGTTCAATCGTTCGCGCCTCTACGCAAATATAGTTCACCGGATGTTCCAATGCTGTCTGAAACTACGATGCAACTGAGTTACCAGCCTGTGGACTCTGCAAATCAAGTAGAAAAACCGTGGAGTCGAAGACCTTGTTATTATCCTCCTGTTATTCCAATGGAGGACAATACAACGTACAACAACAGGTTCTTTTTAGTTTTATTTCGTTTGCTA GTCGTCGCGTAA
- the Cpr49ah gene encoding cuticular protein 49Ah, which translates to MKTIVLAVILGLAAAQESNYHGRNSYHDNDRPNPPSEERKLQTTTPIPILHWNKQQEHDGTYKTSYETGNNIIAEESGYIKKVGEGEEQGEALVQQGSYSYMSPEGQLITIHYTADETGFHATGEHIPTPPPVSEEIQKGLDLIFAGIRQQEEADAREAAQKTQPQPFNQQVERRDNYERKFRK; encoded by the exons GTACTGGCTGTAATCTTGGGATTAGCAGCGGCGCAAGAATCGAATTACCACGGTCGTAACAGCTACCACGATAATGATAGGCCAAATCCTCCGAGCGAAGAGAGGAAACTTCAGACTACAACGCCTATTCCAATTTTACATTGGAACAAACAACAGGAACACGACGGAACGTACAAAACGAG TTACGAAACGGGAAATAACATCATCGCGGAGGAGAGCGGTTACATCAAGAAGGTAGGCGAAGGCGAGGAACAAGGAGAAGCTTTGGTCCAACAAGGAAGCTACTCGTACATGAGTCCCGAGGGGCAGCTGATCACTATTCATTACACAGCTGACGAGACTGGCTTTCACGCGACCGGTGAACACATTCCCACGCCACCGCCAGTCAGCGAGGAGATTCAGAAAGGCCTCGACCTCATCTTTGCGGGCATTCGTCAGCAAGAA GAGGCAGACGCACGCGAGGCGGCCCAAAAGACACAGCCGCAGCCTTTCAATCAGCAAGTCGAGCGACGAGACAATTACGAGAGAAAGTTCCGGAAATGA